A part of Onthophagus taurus isolate NC chromosome 7, IU_Otau_3.0, whole genome shotgun sequence genomic DNA contains:
- the LOC111415217 gene encoding TRAF3-interacting protein 1 isoform X1 — protein MTEEVKDSVIQKTQKVLGKHITKPSLTPKLLKKPPFRFLHDIVTSVIKETAFLKGVFNEEEMVSENVKEREAKIAFLTKLTNALVAISGNEIDVKPGKIVAGLEPTKTNKLLQLLGNCLDKKLNSSEYVAKLNSESKVEKKKIVEKTKTSKDSVDSSRKTEKTSKSLKPKDKVSKISTDSIRKEIKTKINQKDKPKKVVKTKEEVEVIPKSNSATKINTPSNSEIILDQKVDINAEIFDEPKEVSLENQIIIDDVKEPDQPKSETPIPRESTAKIRPKSARIQPAIIQSTKNESKELNPPHSTTNLLRPPTVRPMSSRPGAPRLRPESALPTDQIIPLGNINLIVENFSNQDEEETVVIQSVQLPEDQPSVEDVLNIPQDKGHLVEQILEQINDVNDLELKNNKDEEKDLILNTHSRDATQKEIHQLQNLVQTLTKVANPLGKLMTYLHEDLDGMHSELMMWINMKKQAYAEIKKQKEQHNASNAALKQQLEDVEENIKKIEFEIAYVQSNILKNDHRIKQLLTR, from the exons ATGACTGAAGAAGTTAAAGATTCAGTGATACAAAAAACgcaaaaagttttaggaaaaCATATCACAAAACCGAGCTTGACGCcaaagttgttaaaaaaaccTCCGTTTCGGTTCTTACATGATATCGTTACGTCTGTAATAAAAGAAACTGCGTTCTTAAAAGGAGTATTTAATGAGGAGGAGATGGTTTCTGAGAATGTTAAAGAAAGGGAGGCGAAAATTGCGTTTTTAACGAAATTAACTAACGCCttag TTGCAATCAGCGGGAATGAAATTGATGTTAAGCCAGGAAAAATCGTAGCTGGATTAGAGCCGACGAAAACTAATAAGTTATTACAACTTTTAGGAAAttgtttagataaaaaacttaatagttCTGAATATGTAGCTAAACTCAACTCTGAATCTAaagtagaaaagaaaaaaattgttgagaaAACGAAAACATCTAAAGATTCAGTTGACTCAAGtagaaaaactgaaaaaacctcaaaatcattaaaaccaAAAGATAAAGTATCGAAGATAAGCACTGATTCtattagaaaagaaattaaaaccaaaattaatcaaaaagataaacccaaaaaagtagtgaaaacaaaagaagagGTTGAGGTTATTCCAAAAAGTAATTCTgcaacgaaaataaatacacccTCAAATtctgaaattattttagatcAAAAAGTTGATATAAACGCAGAAATTTTCGATGAACCTAAAGAAGTAAGTTtagaaaatcaaattattattgatgaCGTCAAAGAACCAGATCAACCCAAATCAGAAACGCCAATTCCACGTGAATCAACTGCTAAAATAAGACCAAAATCGGCAAGAATTCAACCAGCAATTATACAAAGCacaaaaaatgaatcaaaagaATTAAACCCACCACATTCAACAACAAATCTTTTAAGACCACCTACTGTACGACCTATGAGTTCTCGCCCGGGAGCTCCACGTTTAAGACCGGAATCTGCACTACCAACAGATCAAATTATTCCATtaggaaatataaatttaattgttgagAATTTTAGTAAtcaagatgaagaagaaactGTAGTGATTCAAAGTGTTCAACTTCCTGAGGATCAACCATCAGTTGaagatgttttaaatattcctCAAGATAAAGGGCATTTAGTTGAACAAATTTTAGAGCAAATTAATGACGTAAATGATTTAGaactgaaaaataataaagatgaagaaaaagatttaatattaaatactcATAGTAGGGATGCAACCCAAAAAGAGATTcatcaattacaaaatttggtacaaactTTAACGAAAGTTGCTAATCCTTTAGGAAAGTTGATGACTTATCTACATGAGGATTTGGATGGGATGCATTCGGAATTAATGATGtggataaatatgaaaaaacaAGCGTAtgctgaaataaaaaaacaaaaggaaCAACATAACGCTTCTAATGCGGCCTTAAAACAACAATTAGAAGATgttgaagaaaatattaaaaagattgaGTTTGAAATTGCATACGTACAatcgaatattttaaaaaacgatcACCGTATCAAACAATTACTAAccagataa
- the LOC111415216 gene encoding DNA damage-binding protein 1, with protein MKTMIHNYVVTAHKPTAVTACVTGNFTSPTDLNLIVAKNTRLEIYLVTPEGLRPVKEVSLYGKVAVMKLFRPQHEKKDLLFVITIRYNAMILECINDGDNLEILTKAHGNVSDRIGKPSENGILAVIDPKARVIGLRLYDGLFKIIPLEKDNNELKASSIRMDELQVHDIEFLHSCVNPTIILIHQDLNGRHVKTYEISLRDKEIIKTPWKQDNVETEASMLIPVPSPLCGAIIIGQESILYHNGNTSVVVAPPIIKQSTIVCYAKVDPGGLRYLLGDMAGHLFMLFLDVEAREGGESAVKDLKVELLGEISTPECITYLDNGVLFIGSRLGDSQLIKLNTKPDEHGSYVTPMESFTNLAPILDMCVVDLERQGQGQLVTCSGCFKEGSLRIIRNGIGIQEHATIDLPGIKGMWALNIASGNNLDNTLVLAFVGQTRVLSLNGEDVEETDILGFVSDKQTFYCGNVIHDQIVQVTPVSVRLVSAQTKNLLSEWKPPNDKNISVVACNAEQIVMSTGSKLFYIEIQENELILKGETTLDVEIACLDISPLGDGSTRSDLVAVGLWTDISARILHLPDLSESTKENLGGEIIPRSVLMTQFEGQNYLLCALGDGSMFYFILNKENGTLSDKKKVTLGTQPTVLRTFRTLSTTNVFACSDRPTVIYSSNHKLVFSNVNMKEVNHMCSLNAEAYPDSLALATDSSVTIGTIDEIQKLHIRTVSLQESPRRIAYQEQSQTFGVLSVRMDIQDSTGLNPARPSASTMTQSITASSSVASLSLGKSSGSTQSNTNTTPEYGQEVEVHNLLIIDQHTFEVLHAHQFMHQEYAMSLISCQLGEDPNTYYVVGTALVNPEEAEPKQGRLLLFLWADNKLTLISEKDIKGSCYSLADFNGKLLTCINSTVRLFEWTAEKELRLECSHFNHIISLFCKTKGDFVLVGDLMRSMTILQYKTMEGNFEEIARDYNPNWMTAIEILDDDVFLGAENSYNIFVCQKDSAAPTDEERAQMQEVGQFHVGDMINCFRHGSLVMQNLGETSTPTSGCVLFGTVGGAIGLVTQIPTDFYDFLLELQNKLSTVIKSVGKIEHSYWRSFNTDIKTEACEGFIDGDLIESFLDLSPDKMKEVAEGLQITDESNMKQDCTVDDLVKMVEDLTRIH; from the exons ATGAAAACTATGATACACAATTACGTGGTGACGGCACACAAGCCGACTGCCGTTACAGCATGCGTAACCG GAAATTTCACCTCACCCACCGATTTAAATCTAATCGTTGCAAAAAACACACGCTTAGAAATCTATTTGGTCACCCCGGAAGGGTTGAGGCCTGTTAAGGAGGTTTCTTTGTATGGAAAAGTCGCTGTTATGAAACTGTTTAGACCACAG CACGAAAAGAAAGATCTCTTATTTGTTATTACGATTAGATATAATGCTATGATATTGGAATGTATTAACGATGGTGATAATTTGGAGATTCTTACGAAAGCTCATGGAAATGTTTCCGATCGAATTGGTAAACCATCCGAAAATGGTATTTTAGCTGTTATTGATCCTAAAGCAAGGGTTATTGGGTTGAGGCTGTATGATGGGCTATTCAAAATTATACCTTtagaaaaagataataatgAATTGAAAGCATCCAGCATTCg AATGGATGAATTACAAGTACATGACATAGAGTTTTTACACAGTTGTGTTAAtccaacaataattttaatacatcAAGATTTAAATGGTCGTCATGTTAAAACTTATGAGATATCATTACGtgataaagaaattataaaaacccCTTGGAAACAAGATAATGTTGAAACAGAAGCATCCATGTTAATTCCTGTACCATCTCCTTTATGTGGTGCTATTATAATTGGACAGGAGAGCATTTTATATCACAATGGAAATACTTCAGTGGTTGTAGCTCCaccaataataaaa CAAAGTACAATTGTATGTTATGCAAAAGTAGACCCTGGTGGTCTTCGTTATCTGTTAGGAGACATGGCGGGACATTTGTTTATGCTTTTCCTAGATGTTGAAGCTCGTGAAGGTGGAGAATCAGCtgttaaagatttaaaagtaGAACTTTTGGGTGAAATTTCAACACCGGAATGTATAACATACTTAGACAATGGTGTATTATTTATTGGTTCACGACTTGGCGATTCACAACTTATTAAGTTAAACACAAAACCTGATGAACACGGTTCATATGTTACCCCAATGGAGTCTTTTACAAATCTTGCGCCGATTTTAGACATGTGTGTTGTTGATCTTGAAAgacaaggtcaaggtcaattAGTAACGTGTTCTGGATGTTTTAAAGAAGGATCATTAAGGATAATTCGTAATGGAATAGGGATTCAAGAGCACGCCACTATCGATTTGCCTGGAATTAAAGGAATGTGGGCTTTAAATATTGCCTCTGGAAATAATTTGGATAATACTTTAGTATTGGCTTTTGTTGGACAAACTAGGGTACTTAGTTTAAATGGGGAAGACGTTGAAGAAACGGATATTTTAGGATTCGTTTCTGATAAACAAACGTTTTATTGCGGAAATGTAATCCATGATCAAATCGTACAAGTTACTCCCGTTTCTGTAAGATTGGTTTCTGCTCAaacgaaaaatttattatctgaGTGGAAACCtcctaatgataaaaatataagTGTGGTTGCTTGTAATGCCGAACAAATTGTTATGTCAACTGgatcaaaattgttttatatagaaattcaagaaaatgaattaattttaaaggg AGAAACAACTTTAGATGTAGAAATTGCTTGTTTAGATATAAGTCCATTAGGAGATGGGTCAACAAGATCGGATCTTGTTGCTGTTGGATTATGGACAGATATATCAGCTAGAATTTTACATCTTCCTGATTTATCAGAATCAACGAAAGAAAATCTTGGCGGAGAGATCATACCTCGTTCAGTTTTAATGACTCAATTCGAAGGTCAAAACTATTTACTTTGCGCTTTAGGAGATGGatcaatgttttattttatcttaaacaaaGAAAACGGAACATTATCTGACAAAAAAAAGGTTACATTGGGTACTCAACCGACCGTTTTAAGAACGTTTAGGACATTAAGTACAACCAATGTGTTTGCATGTTCTGATCGACCCACAGTGATTTATTCCTCAAATCATAAACTTGTTTTTTCTAATGTTAATATGAAGGAAGTTAATCATATGTGTTCATTAAATGCTGAAGCTTATCCAGACAGCTTAGCTTTAGCCACAGATTCGTCAGTTACTATTGGAACTATtgatgaaattcaaaaattacatATTAGAACTGTATCTTTACAAGAATCTCCAAGAAGAATTGCGTATCAAGAACAATCACAAACGTTTGGTGTTTTATCAGTAAGGATGGATATACAGGATTCAACCGGTTTGAATCCAGCAAGACCCAGTGCATCAACAATGACACAATCAATAACAGCATCAAGTAGTGTTGCTTCGTTATCGTTAGGTAAATCAAGCGGTAGTACGCAAAGTAACACAAATACGACACCTGAATATGGGCAAGAAGTTGAAgtacataatttattaattattgatcaacATACATTTGAAGTTTTACATGCACATCAATTTATGCATCAAGAATACGCAATGTCGTTAATTTCTTGTCAATTAGGTGAAGATCCAAATACTTATTATGTTGTTGGTACAGCTTTGGTAAACCCTGAAGAAGCCGAACCAAAACAAGGTCGTTTACTTTTATTCCTGTGGGcggataataaattaacattaatttctgAAAAAGATATCAAAGGGTCTTGTTATTCTTTAGCGGATTTTAAcggaaaattattaacttgtATAAACAGTACAGTGAGACTTTTTGAATGGACAGCTGAAAAAGAATTGCGATTGGAATGTTCACATTTTAACCacataatttcattattttgtaaaacgaAAGGTGATTTCGTATTGGTCGGTGATTTAATGCGTAGTATGACTATTCTACAATACAAAACGATGGAAGGGAATTTTGAAGAGATTGCAAGAGATTATAATCCAAATTGGATGACAGCTATTGAAATTTTAGATGATGATGTTTTCTTAGGTGCCGAAAATTCTTATAACATTTTCGTTTGTCAAAAAGATAGCGCTGCTCCTACTGACGAAGAACGAGCCCAAATGCAAGAAGTTGGACAATTTCACGTTGGTGATATGATTAATTGTTTTAGACACGGGTCTTTGGTGATGCAAAATTTAGGCGAAACATCCACACCTACTTCTGGATGCGTTCTTTTTGGTACAGTCGGAGGAGCTATTG GTTTGGTGACGCAAATCCCAACAGATTTTTACGATTTCTTATTGGAATTGCAAAATAAACTTTCTACCGTAATCAAATCTGTTGGTAAAATTGAACATTCTTATTGGAGATCGTTTAATACCGATATTAAAACCGAAGCTTGCGAAGGATTTATTGATGGAGATTTAATTGAGAGCTTTTTGGATTTATCTCCAGATAAAATGAAAGAAGTTGCGGAAGGGTTACAA ATAACAGACGAAAGCAATATGAAACAAGATTGTACAGTGGATGATTTAGTTAAAATGGTTGAAGATTTAACTAGGATACATTAG
- the LOC111415228 gene encoding uncharacterized protein isoform X2, translating into MGLKKFVVVLVLFNSFSSNVAYPLQIFDKGCNPTGVLCKSSTTYTFCSTIGNQALYIILNEFSCPEGYFCNENVNFPCILGEQTTQAIITEITTELSEITTDITQLDEITSTDVIVTDTTDTTENEEVTEIVTTEFVTTSSTTKKPFLPPNCIAKGFHPGPNCSQYYECVSEYFWSYKAVLRSCDDGLYFNSNTKTCVEPSISACVD; encoded by the exons atgggtttaaaaaaattcgttgtTGTATTG gttttgtttaattctttttcgagTAACGTCGCATATCCACTACAAATTTTCGACAAAGGTTGTAATCCAACAGGGGTTTTATGCAAAAGCTCAACTACTTACACTTTTTGCTCCACAATTGGAAATCAAGCcttatatattattttgaatgaGTTTTCTTGCCCTGAAGGctatttttgtaatgaaaatgttaatttccc ttgtatTTTAGGTGAACAAACAACTCAAGCAATAATAACCGAAATTACAACAGAATTAAGCGAAATAACAACTGATATAACACAATTGGACGAAATTACATCAACTGATGTAATTGTAACAGATACAACAGACACAactgaaaatgaagaa gttacagaaatTGTTACTACTGAATTTGTTACTACTTCATCTACAAcaa aaaaACCATTTTTACCACCAAATTGTATTGCAAAAGGATTTCATCCCGGACCAAATTGTTCTCAATATTACGAATGTGTTTCAGAGTATTTTTGGAGTTACAAGGCGGTTTTAAGAAGTTGTGATGATGGAttgtattttaattcaaacacGAAAACTTGTGTCGAGCCATCAATAAGTGCCTGCGTcgactaa
- the LOC111415217 gene encoding TRAF3-interacting protein 1 isoform X2 produces MTEEVKDSVIQKTQKVLGKHITKPSLTPKLLKKPPFRFLHDIVTSVIKETAFLKGVFNEEEMVSENVKEREAKIAFLTKLTNALVAISGNEIDVKPGKIVAGLEPTKTNKLLQLLGNCLDKKLNSSEYVAKLNSESKVEKKKIVEKTKTSKDSVDSSRKTEKTSKSLKPKDKVSKISTDSIRKEIKTKINQKDKPKKVVKTKEEVEVIPKNQKVDINAEIFDEPKEVSLENQIIIDDVKEPDQPKSETPIPRESTAKIRPKSARIQPAIIQSTKNESKELNPPHSTTNLLRPPTVRPMSSRPGAPRLRPESALPTDQIIPLGNINLIVENFSNQDEEETVVIQSVQLPEDQPSVEDVLNIPQDKGHLVEQILEQINDVNDLELKNNKDEEKDLILNTHSRDATQKEIHQLQNLVQTLTKVANPLGKLMTYLHEDLDGMHSELMMWINMKKQAYAEIKKQKEQHNASNAALKQQLEDVEENIKKIEFEIAYVQSNILKNDHRIKQLLTR; encoded by the exons ATGACTGAAGAAGTTAAAGATTCAGTGATACAAAAAACgcaaaaagttttaggaaaaCATATCACAAAACCGAGCTTGACGCcaaagttgttaaaaaaaccTCCGTTTCGGTTCTTACATGATATCGTTACGTCTGTAATAAAAGAAACTGCGTTCTTAAAAGGAGTATTTAATGAGGAGGAGATGGTTTCTGAGAATGTTAAAGAAAGGGAGGCGAAAATTGCGTTTTTAACGAAATTAACTAACGCCttag TTGCAATCAGCGGGAATGAAATTGATGTTAAGCCAGGAAAAATCGTAGCTGGATTAGAGCCGACGAAAACTAATAAGTTATTACAACTTTTAGGAAAttgtttagataaaaaacttaatagttCTGAATATGTAGCTAAACTCAACTCTGAATCTAaagtagaaaagaaaaaaattgttgagaaAACGAAAACATCTAAAGATTCAGTTGACTCAAGtagaaaaactgaaaaaacctcaaaatcattaaaaccaAAAGATAAAGTATCGAAGATAAGCACTGATTCtattagaaaagaaattaaaaccaaaattaatcaaaaagataaacccaaaaaagtagtgaaaacaaaagaagagGTTGAGGTTATTCCAAAAA atcAAAAAGTTGATATAAACGCAGAAATTTTCGATGAACCTAAAGAAGTAAGTTtagaaaatcaaattattattgatgaCGTCAAAGAACCAGATCAACCCAAATCAGAAACGCCAATTCCACGTGAATCAACTGCTAAAATAAGACCAAAATCGGCAAGAATTCAACCAGCAATTATACAAAGCacaaaaaatgaatcaaaagaATTAAACCCACCACATTCAACAACAAATCTTTTAAGACCACCTACTGTACGACCTATGAGTTCTCGCCCGGGAGCTCCACGTTTAAGACCGGAATCTGCACTACCAACAGATCAAATTATTCCATtaggaaatataaatttaattgttgagAATTTTAGTAAtcaagatgaagaagaaactGTAGTGATTCAAAGTGTTCAACTTCCTGAGGATCAACCATCAGTTGaagatgttttaaatattcctCAAGATAAAGGGCATTTAGTTGAACAAATTTTAGAGCAAATTAATGACGTAAATGATTTAGaactgaaaaataataaagatgaagaaaaagatttaatattaaatactcATAGTAGGGATGCAACCCAAAAAGAGATTcatcaattacaaaatttggtacaaactTTAACGAAAGTTGCTAATCCTTTAGGAAAGTTGATGACTTATCTACATGAGGATTTGGATGGGATGCATTCGGAATTAATGATGtggataaatatgaaaaaacaAGCGTAtgctgaaataaaaaaacaaaaggaaCAACATAACGCTTCTAATGCGGCCTTAAAACAACAATTAGAAGATgttgaagaaaatattaaaaagattgaGTTTGAAATTGCATACGTACAatcgaatattttaaaaaacgatcACCGTATCAAACAATTACTAAccagataa
- the LOC111415228 gene encoding uncharacterized protein isoform X1: MGLKKFVVVLVLFNSFSSNVAYPLQIFDKGCNPTGVLCKSSTTYTFCSTIGNQALYIILNEFSCPEGYFCNENVNFPCILGEQTTQAIITEITTELSEITTDITQLDEITSTDVIVTDTTDTTENEEMTENVSENVTENVTEIVTTEFVTTSSTTKKPFLPPNCIAKGFHPGPNCSQYYECVSEYFWSYKAVLRSCDDGLYFNSNTKTCVEPSISACVD; the protein is encoded by the exons atgggtttaaaaaaattcgttgtTGTATTG gttttgtttaattctttttcgagTAACGTCGCATATCCACTACAAATTTTCGACAAAGGTTGTAATCCAACAGGGGTTTTATGCAAAAGCTCAACTACTTACACTTTTTGCTCCACAATTGGAAATCAAGCcttatatattattttgaatgaGTTTTCTTGCCCTGAAGGctatttttgtaatgaaaatgttaatttccc ttgtatTTTAGGTGAACAAACAACTCAAGCAATAATAACCGAAATTACAACAGAATTAAGCGAAATAACAACTGATATAACACAATTGGACGAAATTACATCAACTGATGTAATTGTAACAGATACAACAGACACAactgaaaatgaagaaatgacagaaaatgtttcagaaaatgttacagaaaatgttacagaaatTGTTACTACTGAATTTGTTACTACTTCATCTACAAcaa aaaaACCATTTTTACCACCAAATTGTATTGCAAAAGGATTTCATCCCGGACCAAATTGTTCTCAATATTACGAATGTGTTTCAGAGTATTTTTGGAGTTACAAGGCGGTTTTAAGAAGTTGTGATGATGGAttgtattttaattcaaacacGAAAACTTGTGTCGAGCCATCAATAAGTGCCTGCGTcgactaa